From Thunnus maccoyii chromosome 21, fThuMac1.1, whole genome shotgun sequence, the proteins below share one genomic window:
- the si:ch211-230g15.5 gene encoding polyhomeotic-like protein 2 isoform X1 — protein sequence MDRELVRQSQSELGEATNGTTSPQASTAGPDLSSTPVTPTPPRLTPNPMLLDSPAPTLTPTTSSPPPPLTPAPSVTATHGPKVAAAVAGSPSPHILVPTPPKLTSTGSPALRTYSRPILPSATGVSKTSPTTQTSSSSSSSSSSSIVATTSSPLLSSSSTSSSATHSNATLSTKTSTTLTNGNTRPVSTPTSTPITPFHTPASPPGRQVSQAHPVGTPGLVRANQSPTPVRQRVSQQTLLLGKGLKGSGQDQVLLRAQMLQSLTLRPPPPGAFTIPPSLRLKPPSSAPPPLSRPHAPLFPPLRPRPQPSSTTATESPTTPSRHLSVPPPTLYSPVRAVPLRPRLHSPRAASPRQSSTLQPIAAAPAAQASPISRPLAGPKSCPLSQTMLGPSQSQHSSLPVSNPMSATSHFEPSPSAARQLQIIALSSGRQPQPGTYGHATVQSAVASPELSSQSKRTLSSEDVIPLPLNPSLPKTNSPLPSPPSLLSPASPPSQAGPQTQTQTLVQKRGEDKESEEQRERGRGVRQGIGDEGRVGQDLRVEKDDQREKGKEERQRLAAEKDGSLVSPKEKEVELSREEEKMEVTEEGQSERERGEEKSERERGEEKKMEEEEEGETAMDQSENTTSPVLNQFQNVDPNPTPDAVKDSNTEPKPILGLVSAPVPVQNPAPVPVPVSAPAPLPVPVPVPVPVPVPVPVPVPVPEVSVQSQRLPELPRDLQPASQEDFCENMSTQSDNQSALSSLSSQSPPSSPFIVPSADNPPPLLPAQPAHPADLSLSQPEPENADKTGGESQHPAAETETEAELLGQSEDESESFSQPLSGPWEPKAWPEGRQVLTHLVEGFVIQEGLQPFPVNRSSLLVPEQVTKPQEVNGTNGKAALPVTQCETNKQAEPSTDSEEEGGDTDDPGTKSGQRDRAVLHCQFCGKRGHAHNFMRSKRFCSTSCARGFNVRLTKRLRALSAGSRTERPRPALNRAESVPGKPLLLRLPRDLWSAGRREKKGKEKVAAAEEEEEEEEDMEGGGEEEEEDDDGGEEDPAVAMTARMDRRAARRARRASAPAVTTSTPTTTFKPAPSQWSVEEVTAFIHTLPGCSDVAEAFRLQEIDGQALLLLTEDHLMTSMNIKLGPALKICAHINALKNQ from the exons ATGGACAGGGAGCTGGTTCGGCAGAGCCAATCAGAACTCGGAGAGGCCACCAATGGCACCACCAGCCCTCAGGCTTCCACCGCCGGCCCGGACCTCTCCTCCACACCTGtgacccccacccctcctcggCTCACTCCCAACCCGATGCTCCTGGACTCCCCGGCGCCGACGCTAACGcccaccacctcctcccctccccctcctctcaccCCGGCTCCCTCCGTCACAGCGACCCACGGCCCGAAGGTGGCGGCCGCCGTCGCCGGCTCTCCCTCTCCCCACATACTCGTCCCGACTCCCCCTAAACTCACCTCCACAGGAAGCCCCGCCCTCCGCACGTACTCTCGCCCGATCCTTCCCTCCGCGACGGGCGTCTCCAAAACGTCACCTACAACACagacctcctcttcctcctcctcctcctcctcctcctctattgTAGCCACCACCTCCTcgcccctcctctcttcttcttctacttcttcctCTGCAACGCACAGCAACGCCACCTTGTCAACCAAGACCTCCACCACCCTAACCAATGGGAACACAAGGCCTGTATCCACGCCGACCTCCACACCAATCACGCCCTTTCATACTCCAGCCAGTCCGCCTGGCAGACAG GTATCACAGGCTCATCCTGTTGGCACACCTGGTCTTGTGCGAGCCAATCAGAGCCCCACCCCTGTCAGGCAGAGGGTATCCCAGCAGACATTGCTCCTAGGGAAAGGTCTCAAAGGGTCGGGCCAAGACCAGGTGCTGCTTAGAGCTCAGATG ctccagagTCTCACCTTGAGGCCTCCTCCCCCCGGGGCTTTCACCATCCCCCCTTCCCTCCGCCTCAAGCCCCCCTCCTCAGCCCCGCCTCCCCTCTCTCGCCCTCACGCTCCCCTCTTCCCCCCTCTCAGGCCGCGACCGCAGCCCAGCAGCACCACGGCAACGGAGAGCCCGACGACGCCCAGCCGCCACCTCTCTGTCCCGCCTCCAA CTCTCTATTCCCCAGTTCGTGCCGTCCCTCTGAGACCCAGACTTCACTCTCCAAGAGCGGCGTCCCCGAGGCAGTCGTCGACCCTCCAGCCGATCGCCGCCGCTCCCGCCGCTCAGGCGTCTCCCATCAGCAGGCCGCTGGCGGGACCTAAGAGCTGTCCGTTATCCCAAACCATGCTCGGGCCCAGCCAATCCCAGCACAGCTCGCTACCCGTGTCCAACCCCATGTCGGCTACTTCCCATTTCGAGCCGTCGCCGTCCGCAGCGAGGCAGCTGCAAATCATCGCCCTCTCTTCGGGCCGCCAGCCGCAACCTGGCACCTACGGCCACGCTACGGTGCAGTCGGCCGTAGCGTCACCGGAGCTGTCCAGCCAATCAAAGAGGACTTTGAGCAGTGAAGACGTGATCCCCCTTCCTCTAAACCCCTCGTTGCCAAAAACAAACTCTCCCCTGCCCTCGCCGCCGTCTCTCCTGAGTCCAGCCTCCCCGCCGAGTCAGGCCGGGCctcaaactcaaactcaaactcTGGTCCAAAAACGAGGCGAGGATAAGGAGAGCGAAGAGCAGCGAGAGAGGGGACGAGGAGTAAGACAAGGAATCGGGGATGAGGGACGTGTCGGACAAGACCTGCGGGTGGAGAAAGATGaccaaagagagaaaggaaaggaggagcgGCAGCGGCTGGCGGCTGAGAAGGACGGAAGCCTCGTCAGTCCAAAAGAGAAGGAAGTCGAActaagcagagaagaagaaaagatggAGGTGACAGAGGAAGgccagagtgagagagagaggggagaggagaagagtgaaagagaaaggggcgaggagaagaagatggaggaggaagaggaaggagagacagCAATGGACCAGTCTGAGAACACGACCAGTCCGGTTCTCAACCAGTTCCAGAACGTAGATCCTAACCCGACGCCCGACGCAGTCAAAGACTCCAACACAGAACCAAAACCCATCCTGGGTCTCGTTTCAGCTCCAGTTCCTGTCCAAAATCCAGCTCCTGTCCCAGTCCCAGTCTCAGCACCAGCTCCACTCCCAGTCCCAGTCCCAGTCCCAGTCCCAGTCCCAGTCCCAGTCCCAGTCCCAGTCCCAGTCCCTGAGGTATCTGTCCAGAGTCAGCGGCTGCCAGAGCTTCCTCGAGACCTGCAGCCGGCGAGCCAGGAGGACTTCTGTGAGAACATGTCGACTCAGTCTGACAACCAGTCAG CGCTGTCCAGCCTCTCctctcagtctccgccctcCTCGCCCTTCATCGTCCCCTCGGCAGACAACCCCCCGCCCCTCCTCCCCGCTCAGCCCGCCCACCCGGCCGACCTAAGCCTATCGCAGCCCGAGCCCGAGAACGCGGACAAGACGGGCGGCGAGTCGCAGCACCCGGCCGCGGAGACGGAGACGGAGGCGGAGCTCCTCGGCCAATCGGAAGACGAGTCGGAGAGCTTCAGCCAACCGCTGAGCGGACCCTGGGAGCCGAAGGCGTGGCCGGAGGGACGACAGGTTCTGACTCACCTGGTGGAGGGATTCGTCATCCAGGAGGGGCTCCAACCGTTTCCT GTGAACCGCTCGTCCCTGCTGGTTCCAGAGCAGGTGACCAAACCGCAGGAAGTGAACGGGACCAACGGGAAAGCAGCGCTGCCTGTGACAcaatgtgaaacaaacaaacaagctgaACCCTCCACCGactcagaggaggagggaggagacacAGACGACCCCGGGACCA AGTCGGGCCAGAGGGACAGAGCGGTGTTGCACTGCCAGTTCTGCGGGAAGAGAGGCCACGCACACAACTTCATGCGGTCCAAACGCTTCTGCTCCACTTCCTGTGCACGAGG gTTTAACGTTCGTCTGACGAAGCGTCTGCGGGCTCTGAGTGCGGGCAGCCGGACAGAGAGGCCCCGCCCAGCCCTGAACAGGGCGGAGTCAGTTCCTGGGAAACCTCTGTTACTGCGGCTG CCTCGTGATCTCTGGAGCGCCGGTCGCCGTGAGAAGAAGGGGAAGGAGAAGGTAGCggcagcagaggaagaggaggaggaggaggaggacatggagggaggaggggaggaggaggaggaagacgacgacggaggagaggaggatcCTGCGGTCGCCATGACGGCCAGGATGGATCGACGGGCGGCGCGGAGAGCGAGGAGGGCGTCTGCGCCCGCCGTCACCACCTCCACGCCCACGACCACGTTCAAGCCCGCCCCCTCGCAGTGGAGCGTGGAGGAAGTAACCGccttcatacacacactgccag GCTGCAGCGACGTGGCCGAGGCTTTCCGGCTGCAGGAGATCGACGGTcaggctctgctgctgctgaccgAGGACCATCTGATGACCAGCATGAACATCAAACTGGGACCGGCTCTCAAGATCTGCGCTCACATCAACGCGCTGAAAAAccaatga
- the si:ch211-230g15.5 gene encoding polyhomeotic-like protein 2 isoform X3, whose product MDRELVRQSQSELGEATNGTTSPQASTAGPDLSSTPVTPTPPRLTPNPMLLDSPAPTLTPTTSSPPPPLTPAPSVTATHGPKVAAAVAGSPSPHILVPTPPKLTSTGSPALRTYSRPILPSATGVSKTSPTTQTSSSSSSSSSSSIVATTSSPLLSSSSTSSSATHSNATLSTKTSTTLTNGNTRPVSTPTSTPITPFHTPASPPGRQVSQAHPVGTPGLVRANQSPTPVRQRVSQQTLLLGKGLKGSGQDQVLLRAQMLILTSAMRPAPSSSSSSSSSSSSSYSSPSSNPASAQLQSLTLRPPPPGAFTIPPSLRLKPPSSAPPPLSRPHAPLFPPLRPRPQPSSTTATESPTTPSRHLSVPPPTLYSPVRAVPLRPRLHSPRAASPRQSSTLQPIAAAPAAQASPISRPLAGPKSCPLSQTMLGPSQSQHSSLPVSNPMSATSHFEPSPSAARQLQIIALSSGRQPQPGTYGHATVQSAVASPELSSQSKRTLSSEDVIPLPLNPSLPKTNSPLPSPPSLLSPASPPSQAGPQTQTQTLVQKRGEDKESEEQRERGRGVRQGIGDEGRVGQDLRVEKDDQREKGKEERQRLAAEKDGSLVSPKEKEVELSREEEKMEVTEEGQSERERGEEKSERERGEEKKMEEEEEGETAMDQSENTTSPVLNQFQNVDPNPTPDAVKDSNTEPKPILGLVSAPVPVQNPAPVPVPVSAPAPLPVPVPVPVPVPVPVPVPVPVPEVSVQSQRLPELPRDLQPASQEDFCENMSTQSDNQSALSSLSSQSPPSSPFIVPSADNPPPLLPAQPAHPADLSLSQPEPENADKTGGESQHPAAETETEAELLGQSEDESESFSQPLSGPWEPKAWPEGRQVLTHLVEGFVIQEGLQPFPVNRSSLLVPEQVTKPQEVNGTNGKAALPVTQCETNKQAEPSTDSEEEGGDTDDPGTKSGQRDRAVLHCQFCGKRGHAHNFMRSKRFCSTSCARGFNVRLTKRLRALSAGSRTERPRPALNRAESVPGKPLLLRLPRDLWSAGRREKKGKEKVAAAEEEEEEEEDMEGGGEEEEEDDDGGEEDPAVAMTARMDRRAARRARRASAPAVTTSTPTTTFKPAPSQWSVEEVTAFIHTLPGCSDVAEAFRLQEIDGQALLLLTEDHLMTSMNIKLGPALKICAHINALKNQ is encoded by the exons ATGGACAGGGAGCTGGTTCGGCAGAGCCAATCAGAACTCGGAGAGGCCACCAATGGCACCACCAGCCCTCAGGCTTCCACCGCCGGCCCGGACCTCTCCTCCACACCTGtgacccccacccctcctcggCTCACTCCCAACCCGATGCTCCTGGACTCCCCGGCGCCGACGCTAACGcccaccacctcctcccctccccctcctctcaccCCGGCTCCCTCCGTCACAGCGACCCACGGCCCGAAGGTGGCGGCCGCCGTCGCCGGCTCTCCCTCTCCCCACATACTCGTCCCGACTCCCCCTAAACTCACCTCCACAGGAAGCCCCGCCCTCCGCACGTACTCTCGCCCGATCCTTCCCTCCGCGACGGGCGTCTCCAAAACGTCACCTACAACACagacctcctcttcctcctcctcctcctcctcctcctctattgTAGCCACCACCTCCTcgcccctcctctcttcttcttctacttcttcctCTGCAACGCACAGCAACGCCACCTTGTCAACCAAGACCTCCACCACCCTAACCAATGGGAACACAAGGCCTGTATCCACGCCGACCTCCACACCAATCACGCCCTTTCATACTCCAGCCAGTCCGCCTGGCAGACAG GTATCACAGGCTCATCCTGTTGGCACACCTGGTCTTGTGCGAGCCAATCAGAGCCCCACCCCTGTCAGGCAGAGGGTATCCCAGCAGACATTGCTCCTAGGGAAAGGTCTCAAAGGGTCGGGCCAAGACCAGGTGCTGCTTAGAGCTCAGATG CTGATTCTTACGTCCGCTATGCGACCTGCcccgtcctcctcttcctcctcttcctcctcctcctcctcctcctactcttCCCCTTCCTCTAACCCCGCCTCCGCTCAG ctccagagTCTCACCTTGAGGCCTCCTCCCCCCGGGGCTTTCACCATCCCCCCTTCCCTCCGCCTCAAGCCCCCCTCCTCAGCCCCGCCTCCCCTCTCTCGCCCTCACGCTCCCCTCTTCCCCCCTCTCAGGCCGCGACCGCAGCCCAGCAGCACCACGGCAACGGAGAGCCCGACGACGCCCAGCCGCCACCTCTCTGTCCCGCCTCCAA CTCTCTATTCCCCAGTTCGTGCCGTCCCTCTGAGACCCAGACTTCACTCTCCAAGAGCGGCGTCCCCGAGGCAGTCGTCGACCCTCCAGCCGATCGCCGCCGCTCCCGCCGCTCAGGCGTCTCCCATCAGCAGGCCGCTGGCGGGACCTAAGAGCTGTCCGTTATCCCAAACCATGCTCGGGCCCAGCCAATCCCAGCACAGCTCGCTACCCGTGTCCAACCCCATGTCGGCTACTTCCCATTTCGAGCCGTCGCCGTCCGCAGCGAGGCAGCTGCAAATCATCGCCCTCTCTTCGGGCCGCCAGCCGCAACCTGGCACCTACGGCCACGCTACGGTGCAGTCGGCCGTAGCGTCACCGGAGCTGTCCAGCCAATCAAAGAGGACTTTGAGCAGTGAAGACGTGATCCCCCTTCCTCTAAACCCCTCGTTGCCAAAAACAAACTCTCCCCTGCCCTCGCCGCCGTCTCTCCTGAGTCCAGCCTCCCCGCCGAGTCAGGCCGGGCctcaaactcaaactcaaactcTGGTCCAAAAACGAGGCGAGGATAAGGAGAGCGAAGAGCAGCGAGAGAGGGGACGAGGAGTAAGACAAGGAATCGGGGATGAGGGACGTGTCGGACAAGACCTGCGGGTGGAGAAAGATGaccaaagagagaaaggaaaggaggagcgGCAGCGGCTGGCGGCTGAGAAGGACGGAAGCCTCGTCAGTCCAAAAGAGAAGGAAGTCGAActaagcagagaagaagaaaagatggAGGTGACAGAGGAAGgccagagtgagagagagaggggagaggagaagagtgaaagagaaaggggcgaggagaagaagatggaggaggaagaggaaggagagacagCAATGGACCAGTCTGAGAACACGACCAGTCCGGTTCTCAACCAGTTCCAGAACGTAGATCCTAACCCGACGCCCGACGCAGTCAAAGACTCCAACACAGAACCAAAACCCATCCTGGGTCTCGTTTCAGCTCCAGTTCCTGTCCAAAATCCAGCTCCTGTCCCAGTCCCAGTCTCAGCACCAGCTCCACTCCCAGTCCCAGTCCCAGTCCCAGTCCCAGTCCCAGTCCCAGTCCCAGTCCCAGTCCCAGTCCCTGAGGTATCTGTCCAGAGTCAGCGGCTGCCAGAGCTTCCTCGAGACCTGCAGCCGGCGAGCCAGGAGGACTTCTGTGAGAACATGTCGACTCAGTCTGACAACCAGTCAG CGCTGTCCAGCCTCTCctctcagtctccgccctcCTCGCCCTTCATCGTCCCCTCGGCAGACAACCCCCCGCCCCTCCTCCCCGCTCAGCCCGCCCACCCGGCCGACCTAAGCCTATCGCAGCCCGAGCCCGAGAACGCGGACAAGACGGGCGGCGAGTCGCAGCACCCGGCCGCGGAGACGGAGACGGAGGCGGAGCTCCTCGGCCAATCGGAAGACGAGTCGGAGAGCTTCAGCCAACCGCTGAGCGGACCCTGGGAGCCGAAGGCGTGGCCGGAGGGACGACAGGTTCTGACTCACCTGGTGGAGGGATTCGTCATCCAGGAGGGGCTCCAACCGTTTCCT GTGAACCGCTCGTCCCTGCTGGTTCCAGAGCAGGTGACCAAACCGCAGGAAGTGAACGGGACCAACGGGAAAGCAGCGCTGCCTGTGACAcaatgtgaaacaaacaaacaagctgaACCCTCCACCGactcagaggaggagggaggagacacAGACGACCCCGGGACCA AGTCGGGCCAGAGGGACAGAGCGGTGTTGCACTGCCAGTTCTGCGGGAAGAGAGGCCACGCACACAACTTCATGCGGTCCAAACGCTTCTGCTCCACTTCCTGTGCACGAGG gTTTAACGTTCGTCTGACGAAGCGTCTGCGGGCTCTGAGTGCGGGCAGCCGGACAGAGAGGCCCCGCCCAGCCCTGAACAGGGCGGAGTCAGTTCCTGGGAAACCTCTGTTACTGCGGCTG CCTCGTGATCTCTGGAGCGCCGGTCGCCGTGAGAAGAAGGGGAAGGAGAAGGTAGCggcagcagaggaagaggaggaggaggaggaggacatggagggaggaggggaggaggaggaggaagacgacgacggaggagaggaggatcCTGCGGTCGCCATGACGGCCAGGATGGATCGACGGGCGGCGCGGAGAGCGAGGAGGGCGTCTGCGCCCGCCGTCACCACCTCCACGCCCACGACCACGTTCAAGCCCGCCCCCTCGCAGTGGAGCGTGGAGGAAGTAACCGccttcatacacacactgccag GCTGCAGCGACGTGGCCGAGGCTTTCCGGCTGCAGGAGATCGACGGTcaggctctgctgctgctgaccgAGGACCATCTGATGACCAGCATGAACATCAAACTGGGACCGGCTCTCAAGATCTGCGCTCACATCAACGCGCTGAAAAAccaatga
- the si:ch211-230g15.5 gene encoding polyhomeotic-like protein 2 isoform X2, which produces MDRELVRQSQSELGEATNGTTSPQASTAGPDLSSTPVTPTPPRLTPNPMLLDSPAPTLTPTTSSPPPPLTPAPSVTATHGPKVAAAVAGSPSPHILVPTPPKLTSTGSPALRTYSRPILPSATGVSKTSPTTQTSSSSSSSSSSSIVATTSSPLLSSSSTSSSATHSNATLSTKTSTTLTNGNTRPVSTPTSTPITPFHTPASPPGRQVSQAHPVGTPGLVRANQSPTPVRQRVSQQTLLLGKGLKGSGQDQVLLRAQMLQSLTLRPPPPGAFTIPPSLRLKPPSSAPPPLSRPHAPLFPPLRPRPQPSSTTATESPTTPSRHLSVPPPIRAVPLRPRLHSPRAASPRQSSTLQPIAAAPAAQASPISRPLAGPKSCPLSQTMLGPSQSQHSSLPVSNPMSATSHFEPSPSAARQLQIIALSSGRQPQPGTYGHATVQSAVASPELSSQSKRTLSSEDVIPLPLNPSLPKTNSPLPSPPSLLSPASPPSQAGPQTQTQTLVQKRGEDKESEEQRERGRGVRQGIGDEGRVGQDLRVEKDDQREKGKEERQRLAAEKDGSLVSPKEKEVELSREEEKMEVTEEGQSERERGEEKSERERGEEKKMEEEEEGETAMDQSENTTSPVLNQFQNVDPNPTPDAVKDSNTEPKPILGLVSAPVPVQNPAPVPVPVSAPAPLPVPVPVPVPVPVPVPVPVPVPEVSVQSQRLPELPRDLQPASQEDFCENMSTQSDNQSALSSLSSQSPPSSPFIVPSADNPPPLLPAQPAHPADLSLSQPEPENADKTGGESQHPAAETETEAELLGQSEDESESFSQPLSGPWEPKAWPEGRQVLTHLVEGFVIQEGLQPFPVNRSSLLVPEQVTKPQEVNGTNGKAALPVTQCETNKQAEPSTDSEEEGGDTDDPGTKSGQRDRAVLHCQFCGKRGHAHNFMRSKRFCSTSCARGFNVRLTKRLRALSAGSRTERPRPALNRAESVPGKPLLLRLPRDLWSAGRREKKGKEKVAAAEEEEEEEEDMEGGGEEEEEDDDGGEEDPAVAMTARMDRRAARRARRASAPAVTTSTPTTTFKPAPSQWSVEEVTAFIHTLPGCSDVAEAFRLQEIDGQALLLLTEDHLMTSMNIKLGPALKICAHINALKNQ; this is translated from the exons ATGGACAGGGAGCTGGTTCGGCAGAGCCAATCAGAACTCGGAGAGGCCACCAATGGCACCACCAGCCCTCAGGCTTCCACCGCCGGCCCGGACCTCTCCTCCACACCTGtgacccccacccctcctcggCTCACTCCCAACCCGATGCTCCTGGACTCCCCGGCGCCGACGCTAACGcccaccacctcctcccctccccctcctctcaccCCGGCTCCCTCCGTCACAGCGACCCACGGCCCGAAGGTGGCGGCCGCCGTCGCCGGCTCTCCCTCTCCCCACATACTCGTCCCGACTCCCCCTAAACTCACCTCCACAGGAAGCCCCGCCCTCCGCACGTACTCTCGCCCGATCCTTCCCTCCGCGACGGGCGTCTCCAAAACGTCACCTACAACACagacctcctcttcctcctcctcctcctcctcctcctctattgTAGCCACCACCTCCTcgcccctcctctcttcttcttctacttcttcctCTGCAACGCACAGCAACGCCACCTTGTCAACCAAGACCTCCACCACCCTAACCAATGGGAACACAAGGCCTGTATCCACGCCGACCTCCACACCAATCACGCCCTTTCATACTCCAGCCAGTCCGCCTGGCAGACAG GTATCACAGGCTCATCCTGTTGGCACACCTGGTCTTGTGCGAGCCAATCAGAGCCCCACCCCTGTCAGGCAGAGGGTATCCCAGCAGACATTGCTCCTAGGGAAAGGTCTCAAAGGGTCGGGCCAAGACCAGGTGCTGCTTAGAGCTCAGATG ctccagagTCTCACCTTGAGGCCTCCTCCCCCCGGGGCTTTCACCATCCCCCCTTCCCTCCGCCTCAAGCCCCCCTCCTCAGCCCCGCCTCCCCTCTCTCGCCCTCACGCTCCCCTCTTCCCCCCTCTCAGGCCGCGACCGCAGCCCAGCAGCACCACGGCAACGGAGAGCCCGACGACGCCCAGCCGCCACCTCTCTGTCCCGCCTCCAA TTCGTGCCGTCCCTCTGAGACCCAGACTTCACTCTCCAAGAGCGGCGTCCCCGAGGCAGTCGTCGACCCTCCAGCCGATCGCCGCCGCTCCCGCCGCTCAGGCGTCTCCCATCAGCAGGCCGCTGGCGGGACCTAAGAGCTGTCCGTTATCCCAAACCATGCTCGGGCCCAGCCAATCCCAGCACAGCTCGCTACCCGTGTCCAACCCCATGTCGGCTACTTCCCATTTCGAGCCGTCGCCGTCCGCAGCGAGGCAGCTGCAAATCATCGCCCTCTCTTCGGGCCGCCAGCCGCAACCTGGCACCTACGGCCACGCTACGGTGCAGTCGGCCGTAGCGTCACCGGAGCTGTCCAGCCAATCAAAGAGGACTTTGAGCAGTGAAGACGTGATCCCCCTTCCTCTAAACCCCTCGTTGCCAAAAACAAACTCTCCCCTGCCCTCGCCGCCGTCTCTCCTGAGTCCAGCCTCCCCGCCGAGTCAGGCCGGGCctcaaactcaaactcaaactcTGGTCCAAAAACGAGGCGAGGATAAGGAGAGCGAAGAGCAGCGAGAGAGGGGACGAGGAGTAAGACAAGGAATCGGGGATGAGGGACGTGTCGGACAAGACCTGCGGGTGGAGAAAGATGaccaaagagagaaaggaaaggaggagcgGCAGCGGCTGGCGGCTGAGAAGGACGGAAGCCTCGTCAGTCCAAAAGAGAAGGAAGTCGAActaagcagagaagaagaaaagatggAGGTGACAGAGGAAGgccagagtgagagagagaggggagaggagaagagtgaaagagaaaggggcgaggagaagaagatggaggaggaagaggaaggagagacagCAATGGACCAGTCTGAGAACACGACCAGTCCGGTTCTCAACCAGTTCCAGAACGTAGATCCTAACCCGACGCCCGACGCAGTCAAAGACTCCAACACAGAACCAAAACCCATCCTGGGTCTCGTTTCAGCTCCAGTTCCTGTCCAAAATCCAGCTCCTGTCCCAGTCCCAGTCTCAGCACCAGCTCCACTCCCAGTCCCAGTCCCAGTCCCAGTCCCAGTCCCAGTCCCAGTCCCAGTCCCAGTCCCAGTCCCTGAGGTATCTGTCCAGAGTCAGCGGCTGCCAGAGCTTCCTCGAGACCTGCAGCCGGCGAGCCAGGAGGACTTCTGTGAGAACATGTCGACTCAGTCTGACAACCAGTCAG CGCTGTCCAGCCTCTCctctcagtctccgccctcCTCGCCCTTCATCGTCCCCTCGGCAGACAACCCCCCGCCCCTCCTCCCCGCTCAGCCCGCCCACCCGGCCGACCTAAGCCTATCGCAGCCCGAGCCCGAGAACGCGGACAAGACGGGCGGCGAGTCGCAGCACCCGGCCGCGGAGACGGAGACGGAGGCGGAGCTCCTCGGCCAATCGGAAGACGAGTCGGAGAGCTTCAGCCAACCGCTGAGCGGACCCTGGGAGCCGAAGGCGTGGCCGGAGGGACGACAGGTTCTGACTCACCTGGTGGAGGGATTCGTCATCCAGGAGGGGCTCCAACCGTTTCCT GTGAACCGCTCGTCCCTGCTGGTTCCAGAGCAGGTGACCAAACCGCAGGAAGTGAACGGGACCAACGGGAAAGCAGCGCTGCCTGTGACAcaatgtgaaacaaacaaacaagctgaACCCTCCACCGactcagaggaggagggaggagacacAGACGACCCCGGGACCA AGTCGGGCCAGAGGGACAGAGCGGTGTTGCACTGCCAGTTCTGCGGGAAGAGAGGCCACGCACACAACTTCATGCGGTCCAAACGCTTCTGCTCCACTTCCTGTGCACGAGG gTTTAACGTTCGTCTGACGAAGCGTCTGCGGGCTCTGAGTGCGGGCAGCCGGACAGAGAGGCCCCGCCCAGCCCTGAACAGGGCGGAGTCAGTTCCTGGGAAACCTCTGTTACTGCGGCTG CCTCGTGATCTCTGGAGCGCCGGTCGCCGTGAGAAGAAGGGGAAGGAGAAGGTAGCggcagcagaggaagaggaggaggaggaggaggacatggagggaggaggggaggaggaggaggaagacgacgacggaggagaggaggatcCTGCGGTCGCCATGACGGCCAGGATGGATCGACGGGCGGCGCGGAGAGCGAGGAGGGCGTCTGCGCCCGCCGTCACCACCTCCACGCCCACGACCACGTTCAAGCCCGCCCCCTCGCAGTGGAGCGTGGAGGAAGTAACCGccttcatacacacactgccag GCTGCAGCGACGTGGCCGAGGCTTTCCGGCTGCAGGAGATCGACGGTcaggctctgctgctgctgaccgAGGACCATCTGATGACCAGCATGAACATCAAACTGGGACCGGCTCTCAAGATCTGCGCTCACATCAACGCGCTGAAAAAccaatga